One Jannaschia sp. GRR-S6-38 genomic window carries:
- a CDS encoding GNAT family N-acetyltransferase yields the protein MELRCPGGEELRALYAAAFPDEDLTGLVAALAADPAVRHVCDGALEAHAALTPCRVGDAPVWLLGPVAVAPERQGRGRGRVLVTAALAAVRPDPVCVLGDPGFYGRFGFTREDAVAPPYALPEEWAPAWQAIRTGALSGKLRVPAVWRDSALWR from the coding sequence ATGGAGCTCCGCTGCCCCGGGGGTGAGGAGCTGCGCGCGCTCTACGCCGCGGCCTTCCCGGACGAGGACCTGACCGGGCTCGTGGCCGCGCTGGCCGCCGATCCCGCGGTCCGCCATGTCTGCGACGGCGCGCTCGAAGCGCATGCGGCGCTGACGCCCTGCCGCGTGGGCGACGCGCCGGTCTGGCTGCTGGGCCCCGTCGCCGTCGCGCCCGAGAGGCAAGGCCGTGGCCGGGGCCGCGTGCTGGTCACTGCTGCGCTGGCGGCCGTTCGGCCCGATCCGGTCTGCGTGCTGGGCGATCCGGGGTTCTACGGGCGGTTCGGCTTCACGCGGGAGGACGCGGTCGCCCCGCCCTACGCATTGCCCGAGGAATGGGCGCCCGCCTGGCAGGCGATCCGGACCGGGGCCCTGTCGGGCAAGCTGCGCGTGCCGGCGGTCTGGCGCGACTCGGCGCTCTGGCGCTAG
- a CDS encoding amidohydrolase family protein — translation MALPRSAPPPDPIAPDRPAPAGTCDTHIHLLGAAGEAELWDKRAEDPADGWDFDAYLDAYRVQMAALGIERTVIVQSILFGTDNSLVARGIEALGRETTRGIGLVDDAASDADLDDLVAQGIEGVRLNYVHGGVLSWEGVEAMAPRLADRGLHVQMLLRADRHMADLAPRIRALPVPMVLDHIGWPDLAAGIDEPGFRALRDTLDHGNLWVKLSALYRHCPAPFDAADAHVAALLEANPLRCLWGSDWPHIMLGDARAAPAAVALDALDRVCPDDDTREAVLVRNPARLFGF, via the coding sequence ATGGCCCTGCCCCGCTCCGCCCCGCCCCCCGATCCAATCGCGCCCGATCGCCCCGCGCCGGCGGGCACCTGCGACACGCATATTCACCTGCTTGGCGCGGCGGGCGAAGCGGAACTGTGGGACAAGCGCGCCGAGGATCCCGCGGACGGCTGGGATTTCGACGCCTATCTCGACGCCTATCGCGTGCAGATGGCCGCGCTGGGGATCGAGCGGACGGTGATCGTCCAGTCGATCCTCTTCGGCACCGACAACAGCCTCGTGGCGCGCGGCATCGAGGCGCTGGGCCGCGAGACGACGCGCGGCATCGGGCTGGTGGACGACGCGGCCAGCGACGCCGATCTCGACGATCTGGTGGCGCAGGGGATCGAGGGCGTGCGGCTCAACTACGTCCATGGCGGCGTGCTGAGCTGGGAGGGCGTCGAGGCGATGGCCCCGCGCCTCGCGGATCGCGGGCTGCACGTCCAGATGCTGCTGCGCGCCGATCGCCACATGGCCGATCTCGCCCCCCGCATCCGCGCCCTGCCGGTGCCGATGGTGCTCGATCACATCGGCTGGCCGGATCTCGCCGCGGGGATCGACGAGCCGGGCTTCCGCGCGCTGCGCGACACGCTCGATCACGGCAATCTCTGGGTGAAGCTCTCGGCGCTCTATCGCCATTGCCCCGCGCCCTTCGACGCCGCCGACGCGCATGTGGCCGCGCTTCTCGAGGCCAACCCGCTGCGCTGTCTCTGGGGCTCGGACTGGCCGCATATCATGCTGGGCGACGCGCGGGCCGCCCCGGCGGCGGTGGCGCTCGATGCGCTGGACCGGGTCTGCCCCGACGACGACACCCGCGAGGCCGTGCTGGTGCGCAATCCCGCCCGGCTCTTCGGGTTCTGA